GATGTCTTCCCCAGCCACAATACCTCAGCCACTTATGGGGAAGGCAGAATGTCATCTTTACGAACTAGGAACACGATGATGAGTTCCTACTGTATTTTACCTTAAGCACATTCTTAGAACTATTTTTGCAAGTAGTAGCGAAGAGATTAATCTCACATAAAAAGGAACATCACGGTTGGCATCAACGTCCTCCATTATGCAATTGAGAAAGTAATCTGAAACCACTTTTTCCGCGTGGAGAGTTGTATATGCTGCAGCTTCCTTGAGATTGGCACCAGCCTATCACAGACGAAAAAAACGTACAGATCTCTATTACAGATGGCCTGGGTTTCATATTTTTGCACTTTCAGGAATGAATACGATCTTAATGGCACTGCCTATGAATGCTCAAGATCAACTGGGTTGTTTTGGTTTGACTTGTTATCATCATGCTTATAGCAACCAAATTGATGGCACAagttttttcagaaaaaaaaatggTTAAGAAAGTGTCCGGTACAAAGGGGTCACAAATTGCAGCGTGCCAAAGCTGCAGCCAGTATGAAAAACAAATGCCAGAAAAGGAAGTAAGAAAAAACAAATTCAGTATGGAAAATAAACATAGAAAATGGGTACCCAACAAAATTCATGGACTTCACAAAGCTCAGATGAATGTACAACACCTTAACTAGGAGCTTGATACATTTCATTGACTTGGCATCTGTAGCAACAATAAGAGGTGTCACGCCATTTACCATCTTGTTGTACTGGGGAAATATTAAGATGTCAGCTCCAATGGTCAATACATAGAACAAACTGATGAAGCAAGCTTTCAGCAAAGAAAATTGATTCGGTACACCCACTGTAAAATCAGTTAGAATGTTATTTTTGTCAAGATTATATTGGTAATCAGGCCCTAATGCCATTGAGCCCACATACATGCTCCTATAGTCCAAAGATAATGCCACGATTACCACCACATAGCATTTATTTATGATTTTTACATGGAATCTGCAAGCAGCATTGCATGGGTATACTGCCTTTCTGCTCACACGAATCTAATGTGAATTACATTGCCACAATATTAATGGAGCATGCCATTCTAGTTTACAGATTCAGACTATTTTGTTTCAAGAAAGATTCAATCTTTTAATCATCACCGGCCAGTCATTGGGATCTCTAACCCCAACAAAAGCAATGCAGCCATCAAGAAGACAAGTTACTACAACGTGAATATGGAACCACAACCAGAAAACAAAGATGATGTTGCATGACGCCAGCAGCGAGAATGATTTGGGAGGCAACGGTGCCCTCACACGGTCACACCCACAGCTTATTTGGGAAGATGGATGAGCCAACAGGGAAATATTATATGAGGGAAAGACACGCAGAAGACTATGGATTTGAAAGGGAAGTGGATGAAGCACTTCAATGCTTATTACCAAGACACTATGATGAGATGTAGCATTACAACAACCACACAACTAGGGGCATccagaagaaaagaaaaatgtaCTGATGATTTCAAGAGTTAACTATGCAGCACAAACACCATAGCAGCATCAAGCAACCATAAACAATCAATTAAATAGAACATGACAAGCCGAGGGAAAAAAATTGCAAAACACAAATAATTAAAGTTGAAACATGTAGGGTAACTTGAGGCAGAAATGGTATGTACTTGAACTTACATCTGCATTGTGGTCCAGTAAAATCTTCATAGCACCATAATGCCCTTTACCAGCAGCAACATGAAGTGGTGTTCCATAAGCAGATACCGGGTCAACATAAGCTCCTTTTGCAAGCAAAAGCTCTACCATTTCACAATTGCCTGGAAGAAAACACGGAACTTGTTACAAAGAGGGGCGGTGTTTTCTGGCAATCTCTTCTAAAAAGAATCCATGAGCTTATAAGGTAAGATGATAGGTATTTTTTTGTGACAATTTCTTTTGTTTCTGGTGTATCATGGACCTGTGTTTGCCTTGATCATGTGCTACAAAAAGCCCAATGCGGACTTGTTTGGATTGGAAGGAATAAAAGCCAAAAAAATCATAGTTAGGTTAACTTTTAATAGGGGTATTTAGGGATGGGGCCTAATTCCCATCAAGGGGGATATTCAATAAGATAAGACCATGATCTACAGCATGGTTACTCGATTCAAGGTTCATCAGGTTCACAGTTCACTACTTCCTACTTCCCAAAGTGCAGCATGGACCTCTCCAGTTCAGTAACAGGAGATTGGTTCACAAACACAACAATTCTGGTTTTATGGATCTAGTTAGTATGCAAGGTATTTTTATCTCGATGTAAGAATGTAATATGAGAAACCAAATAAGCCAGTCTCGCAAGGAAACCCTGAAAGGGAACACACAAAAAGAAATAAGAGAgaatgaaaaaaataaaaggacTAGATTAGGTAGCAGCATTGCACCGGAGCCTTCCCGTCCTgcacctctctctctccttctcctacctctccctctctctctctatctctcaaaTCGTGTATCCCATTGACGATCTGTGCTACACTGCTCATTGTTGGCTTTGCTGTAATGATACCGTCGAAACTAGATCCCACGTAGATATGTTTCGGTAACTTTTTTTAGTTACTAATTGCCAGGTTAGAGCCACTCGCTTGTCAGGTTATCGATTATAGCCACTTGGTAACCAGGTTATTAAGCCAGTTACCAGATTATTGTCACACCACACCCATGTAAGACTGGAACTATAGTGACATGTATTAGGTTATTTGACTTCCCAATTAGGTGACATTTTACGATATTGCACATGCACAACAGCTAATGGACACTATATCCATGTTAAAGTGTTCAAAATATTAGTAATTATGCTACACAAAGAGCCCTGGtttgatgcaatacatgcatgcagaTGGTAGAACTTTCGCTAATGGCTAAACACAAATATATCGATGACTTTGACTAGAAGCGTGTGCAAGATTATTATTTAGTACAGCTAAGAGTATATCAGGAAATACCACCAAACTTCTACTTGGAAACCTAATATGTCACGCATTCTCAAACAGCCTAATAAGTCTAAAACAACATGTACTTCCGAATAGAGAGACACATCACAAGAACCTAACCATCAGATTTGAAGATAAATTATTAGCACAAGAACAATATTAGTAAATTACTATATGAAACAAAGGCAAATAGCTCTGACTAAGATAACACAAAACAATTTGCAATGCAGAGATGCAGAACAGAAGTATGTGTTTATAGAGGTGGACCTAATTCAGCGGCATAATGTAACAGGGAAGACCCATCGTGATCAGCTTTGTCTTGATTAGCGCCATGATCAAGAAGATATTCGGCAGTACCCCCATTGTGGTATGTTGCAAACAAGAGAGGTGTTCTACCTATAAAGCAGACAAACAGACAAAAATGAATTATATCAACGCACTTCTCGGTGTAGCAAGAAATGCGATCTTTTTTGTATCAAAGTATGTCTTATCTCCAAAAGCATCTCACCACAGAAGTTTCCTAACACTGCTCTGTCTTCTCTGAGAGCATGGAATTTAGATATGGCTCCCCAAGACACACAAAGTAGACCCATCGAATTAGATATAATATGAAGCAGGATTTTCATAATGCTCGAGAGAGTATTGGTTAAATGGAACTGACACATGAAAATTAGATATTAGGCTACCCGAATAGAAGAATCAAATGCATCCTCAGAGTTGGAGTGCATACATATGTGCAATAATTAAACAACCAAACTATCCTAAAATAAAGAATTTGCCCTCAAAGAGTAGCCTATTTAATTATTTATATCAGCGATGCTTATGTAgggtttttttttgcgggtgttaTGTAGGGTATTCACATTCAGTATCATAATTAAGCCCGACTAATTTCTTCCCTTAAAAAGACAGATTCATTTCATATAAAGCTGCATGATCATGAGTTAGCACAACAGAATATGATAAATCATAATTTAATTTTGTGAGATAAATATTGGTGGTTATGATACATTGGTTCATACTGACGTAGATAATCTTAGGCTCTGTTTACGGTTGCTGGACTGTGTTGTGCTGAGCTTGGAGCCGCGGCGAAAGCTGGTTCAAAAAGCTGGATTATCATAATGCACCTCTATGCCAAACCCAGAGAAAGCAAAAAACAGTCAGATATCATGagacttactccctccgtccgcaaataagtgtacatctaggttttgtcctaagtcaaagttttaaaactttgaccaactttatagaaaaaagtagCAGCATTTATGGCACTAAATTAGTATCGCTAGATTCGTTTTGAAATGTACTTCCATAATATATCAATTAGATGTCATACATGCTACTAttcttttctataaagttggtcaaaattttaaaactttgactagAACAAAAGGTAGATGTTCACTTATtcgcggatggagggagtacagatcaAGCAACCCTTGTGAACAATAATTCCAGCATGTAAAATAGCACTTCATACAATTTGACAAAACCTAGACTGAATGTGTGCGCAGGGTCCTAAACCAATAGATTAGGGTTCTGAAGATAGATGGACCTTCCTTGTCGACCAGATCCACATctaccagcagctcctcgacgagGTACCTGCACACCCCCAGACTCCCTTTACTGGCCGCAATGTGCAGCGCACTGAAACCTTCAAGCTGCCCGACATCTTCCACCCTCAATTCCTCAATCGCTTCCTTGGGGCGGCCCCTGCCATTGTCCAGTATTATCATGACCAGCTCTGCAACGGATTGGGCCCCCCAAAATGTTAGCACTCGAGCTCCAAAACTGGATCAGGGCCGGAATCTGGGACGGGGGCAGCGTACCCTTGAAGATGGAGAGCTCGTCGTCGGAGGCCGCCTGGAAAACGTAGTTCAGCACCCTCTCACGGTCTGGTTCtggggcgggaggcggcggagtTAGGATTTGGGCTGGGGTTAGGGTTGGGGATGGGCTGTGGGGAGAGGCGCTTACCGTCGAATTGATCATGGGAGCAAGGCGACGCCATGGCGTCGGTAGAGGAGGACATGGTAGGGTTTTGGGGGTTGGGGAGAGGAGAAGAGGGGAGAAGGGGGTGGAGTTTTGAATCGGAAAGGGGCAGCGAGGAAGATGAAACCGGAGGCCTACGCGCGAAGGGAGGGAGACGTGTGGTGGACACTGGAAATGGATGAGCACAGAGCACTCTCTTTTTTTCGTTTAAAAAATAGGGCGTGGCTACAGATAAGCCGCCTGACTTTTAAACTTGGGTCAATCGATTGTTTTGGAACGTCCGATGAAGATCCAACGGCGCCTGGttattcttcttcctccagctcttCTTCTTCATAGCCCGCCGcacggtgatatgtctccaacgtatttataatttttaattgtttcatgttattatattatctactttggagattttatatgcattaatatgttgttttatattatttttagaactaacctattaacctagagcccagtgttagttcctgttttttccttgttttaaaatttcgcagaaaaggaatatcaaacaaagtccaaacggaatgaaactttcgcaatggtttttcttggaccggaagacatccagaggacttggagttcacgtcagggaagccacgaggcggccacaaggacggagggcgcgcccccacccttgtgggcccctcgtgactccaccgacctatttcttccgcctatatattctcaaatatctcAAAACctaccaggggagccacgaaaacacttttccaccgccgcaaccttctgtacccgtgagatcccatttaggggccttttccagcgtcctgccggagggggattcgatcacggagggcttctacatcaacaccattgcccttccgatgaagtgtgagtagtttaccatagacctacgggtccatagctagtagctagatggcttcttctctctctttgattctcaataccatgttctcctcgatattcttgaagatctatccgatgtaatactcttttgcggtgtgtttgccaagatccgatgaattgtggatttatgatcagctcatctatgaatattatttgaatctccactgaattcttatatgcatgatttgatatctttgcaagtctcttcgaactatcgatttggtttggccaactagattggtttttcttgcaatgggagaagtgcttagctttgggttcaatcttgcggtgtcctttcccagtgacagtaggggcagcaaggcacgtattgtattgttgccatcgaggataaaaagatggagtttacatcatattgcttgagtttattcctctacatcatgtcatcttacttaatgcgttactctattcttcatgaacttgatactctagatgcaggcaggagtcggtcgatgtgtggagtaatagtagtagatgcatgcaggagtcggtctacttgatacagacgtgatgcctttattcatgatcattgccttagatatcgtcataactttgcgtttttctatcaattgctcggcagtaatttgttcacccaccgtaatattttctatcttgagagaagcctctagtgaaacctatggcccccaggtctactttccatcatataagtttccgatctacaattttagtttcctctttacttcctttgcaatcttttactttccgttccataaaccaaaaataccaaaaaaaatacttcaccgtttatccatctctatcagatctcactttgcaaataaccgtgaagggattgacaacccctttatcgtgttgggtgcaagttgatgtttgtttgtgcaggtattcggtgacttgtgcgttgtctcctactggattgataccttggttctcaaaactgagggaaatacttactctactttgctgcatcaccctttcctcttcaaggaaaaaatcaacgcaagctcaagaagtagcaggaagaatttctggcgccgttgcctgggagatctatgccaagtcaagacataccaagtacccatcataatctCTCATCCCTTGCATCACAtcattcgccattcgcctctcgttttcctcttcctcacttctaaaatgattttcgaaaagatttgccttttcttcgcccctcttctgttcgtcttcttcgcatgccttttgtgtgctcgtgtgttagatcatttGTCTTGCTCTTATGGCTAGTCCTCCCATCATTGTTAacactcccgataatgaagttctcaattttaaacaaagggagggagaaaacttaaaagacgcttggtatagaatttgcaatgctcaaaatagatctactcacaGGCAATCTACtgccgttcttcttcgcaatttttatgtgggcgttactccttggaatagatatgttttagatgccattactggagggaatttcttttcatgatccacaagcatagaaattttattactctccacataaacaaatttattatcattcataatagtgggagcaaactcaacaaaataactatcatgagatatttgattggcataatccaaataaaaatcatgatgacaagtttcatggttatcattattctttgtagcatagatgtcatcaccataatcatcatagatcaTGAAACTTCATCCACACTAGCAAAAACTTAaatgcttgagaattcttggaatattaacttgggatgccttgggcatccctaagcttgagcttttgtgtctccttaattcctctcatatcatggtttccctgaatctcaaaaacttcatccacacaaaactcaacatgaactcgtgagataagttagtataaatccatgcaaaaccttatcattctctactgtagcaagccactaaaattattatttaacatttcatactaaatgcctctgcatatttaatactcctatcctcaaatagaatcattaaacaagcaaacatatgcaaacaatgcaaccataacaacaatctgccaaaacagtacagtctgtaaagaatgcaagattcatcatactaattcaacttaaaaaattctgaaaatttaacacACCGTAGAAAATTTAccagagcttattgtgcaaaaagtttcaacattttatcacattctaacttttctggggaatttttgcaacaccgataaactttctgttttcaaacagccacatatagacttgtaaaataagcatggcaaaggctatacttgatatttt
This DNA window, taken from Triticum aestivum cultivar Chinese Spring chromosome 1D, IWGSC CS RefSeq v2.1, whole genome shotgun sequence, encodes the following:
- the LOC123182212 gene encoding poly [ADP-ribose] polymerase tankyrase-1 isoform X4; amino-acid sequence: MCQFHLTNTLSSIMKILLHIISNSMGLLCVSWGAISKFHALREDRAVLGNFCGRTPLLFATYHNGGTAEYLLDHGANQDKADHDGSSLLHYAAELGNCEMVELLLAKGAYVDPVSAYGTPLHVAAGKGHYGAMKILLDHNADYNKMVNGVTPLIVATDAKSMKCIKLLVKAGANLKEAAAYTTLHAEKVVSDYFLNCIMEDVDANRDVPFYQGPMLKREIVTSGLISRGSNSLKNKDYVVAAKLYSKAMVLDPDDAVLFSDRSLCWLQLGDGKKALLDANRCRKMRPHWPKACHRQGEARMLLKDYEGASEQFLDGLKLDPVDTDIEAALREAMKSLKTSRSMKAN
- the LOC123182212 gene encoding protein TANC1 isoform X3 yields the protein MSSSTDAMASPCSHDQFDEPDRERVLNYVFQAASDDELSIFKELVMIILDNGRGRPKEAIEELRVEDVGQLEGFSALHIAASKGSLGVCRYLVEELLVDVDLVDKEGRTPLLFATYHNGGTAEYLLDHGANQDKADHDGSSLLHYAAELGNCEMVELLLAKGAYVDPVSAYGTPLHVAAGKGHYGAMKILLDHNADYNKMVNGVTPLIVATDAKSMKCIKLLVKGPMLKREIVTSGLISRGSNSLKNKDYVVAAKLYSKAMVLDPDDAVLFSDRSLCWLQLGDGKKALLDANRCRKMRPHWPKACHRQGEARMLLKDYEGASEQFLDGLKLDPVDTDIEAALREAMKSLKTSRSMKAN
- the LOC123182212 gene encoding poly [ADP-ribose] polymerase tankyrase-1 isoform X1 — protein: MSSSTDAMASPCSHDQFDEPDRERVLNYVFQAASDDELSIFKELVMIILDNGRGRPKEAIEELRVEDVGQLEGFSALHIAASKGSLGVCRYLVEELLVDVDLVDKEGRTPLLFATYHNGGTAEYLLDHGANQDKADHDGSSLLHYAAELGNCEMVELLLAKGAYVDPVSAYGTPLHVAAGKGHYGAMKILLDHNADYNKMVNGVTPLIVATDAKSMKCIKLLVKAGANLKEAAAYTTLHAEKVVSDYFLNCIMEDVDANRDVPFYQGPMLKREIVTSGLISRGSNSLKNKDYVVAAKLYSKAMVLDPDDAVLFSDRSLCWLQLGDGKKALLDANRCRKMRPHWPKACHRQGEARMLLKDYEGASEQFLDGLKLDPVDTDIEAALREAMKSLKTSRSMKAN
- the LOC123182212 gene encoding receptor-interacting serine/threonine-protein kinase 4 isoform X2 codes for the protein MSSSTDAMASPCSHDQFDEPDRERVLNYVFQAASDDELSIFKELVMIILDNGRGRPKEAIEELRVEDVGQLEGFSALHIAASKGSLGVCRYLVEELLVDVDLVDKEGRTPLLFATYHNGGTAEYLLDHGANQDKADHDGSSLLHYAAELGNCEMVELLLAKGAYVDPVSAYGTPLHVAAGKGHYGAMKILLDHNADYNKMVNGVTPLIVATDAKSMKCIKLLVKAGANLKEAAAYTTLHAEKVVSDYFLNCIMEDVDANRDVPFYGPMLKREIVTSGLISRGSNSLKNKDYVVAAKLYSKAMVLDPDDAVLFSDRSLCWLQLGDGKKALLDANRCRKMRPHWPKACHRQGEARMLLKDYEGASEQFLDGLKLDPVDTDIEAALREAMKSLKTSRSMKAN
- the LOC123182212 gene encoding BRCA1-associated RING domain protein 1 isoform X5 codes for the protein MCQFHLTNTLSSIMKILLHIISNSMGLLCVSWGAISKFHALREDRAVLGNFCGRTPLLFATYHNGGTAEYLLDHGANQDKADHDGSSLLHYAAELGNCEMVELLLAKGAYVDPVSAYGTPLHVAAGKGHYGAMKILLDHNADYNKMVNGVTPLIVATDAKSMKCIKLLVKAGANLKEAAAYTTLHAEKVVSDYFLNCIMEDVDANRDVPFYGPMLKREIVTSGLISRGSNSLKNKDYVVAAKLYSKAMVLDPDDAVLFSDRSLCWLQLGDGKKALLDANRCRKMRPHWPKACHRQGEARMLLKDYEGASEQFLDGLKLDPVDTDIEAALREAMKSLKTSRSMKAN